GGGGCACGGCCATGGGCAGCGCTCCACCACAGGGACCCAGCTGGCACAGCAGATGCTGCAGGGCAAGGAGGGCTGGCCTGCTCCCAGCCTGGCACTGGCAGGAGGAGCAGTGAGCACAAGTGTCCTCTGGCAGGGTGACACCACGCTGGGACCCAGGTGAGCCAGGGCAGGGCTCCCACTGCCCCAGGTGTCAGGCCGTGCAGGACCCAGGCACTGGCTGGGCCCGCTTCAGTCACTTGATGAGCACCTGGTTGCACAGGGCACACACGAACACCGTCTCCCTCTGAGCCTCCGGGGCTGGAAAGCAAAGCAGATGTCAGAGATCAGCCTTATCGCCCACCACAGGCTAGGGACCGCAGCCACAGAGATGCTCCAAGAGCTGCAAACCCCTCACTGCTCTgttctgagccaggctgtgctgggcaggTCCTGCCTAACCTCCCCACCGGGGCACGTCCCCACAGCAGACAGCGCAGGTGGGAGCGGCAGCTCTGTCCTCCCCCACTTTCTACTCACCCGTGGCTCCCATCACAGCCTTGGGGACTTTGAAGGAGCAACACCTGGAGCAGAAGCTGTTCCcacagttgctgcagctccgCTGTGGAGAGAGATGGAGGTGAGACACTATTATGGGCCCactcccagccctccccggcaAACTCCAGTGCCAGAGCACTGCTAACAGCATTCCCTGCCAAGGGGGAGTGCGTATGAGCCTTGAGCCCCCACAGCAATAACAGACAGGCTGTCTGCCAACGCTGGATCCACATTCAAGTATGTTCTAGCTCACTGGGAGCGCAGACTCCCGGAGGTTTACGGACACCGTGTCACTTCCTGCGCTGTAACTCCGGAGGGACGCAAGCTCCGGAGAGTCCCAGACATACATCATGGGCAGGGACTCAGAGAAGATGACAGGGGTGGCCTCTGCACCTCTAGTTCCCACAAGCAGACCCATGCTCTGCTTCACCGGAAAGCTCTCAGGCCACACGAAATGGGCTAAACCAGGGCACAGAGCAGGTGCCTTCTACACCAGCACACACAGGTTTGGCCCAAGGCAGCTTCCAAAGGAGCAAAGAGACAAAGGTTCCACAGCACAAAGGATCCTTGGCGCCATTAGGCATCCGACAACACCCAGCACTTAGCTGAGGTCATCTGCTGCTGGGCTGTGACCGAGGCCAGCAGCCCAAGCTGCTGGAGAAAGCCAGGGTGAGCCAGACACGCACAAACACCTctgccccaggtgcaggcagcaaGCTGGGGCAGAAGCTGAAGACTCACCCTCTTCTTGAGCACAGAGAAGGTGGCTGCGCAGCCCGTGCAGCTCCCTGGAAGAAAGAGAGCAGAGGTAAGGCAGGGCTTTGCCGCCTGGGATTGCGAGAGGCACAGGAACACCCACACCTGTTGCAAAGGCTTGGAGACCACACTGTGCACCCTCTCATCCCTGCCCTTCCCAGGACAGCTGGGAACATCCTCCCCACGGAGGAGGGAGGTCACTGGAGGTGTCAGCACAGCCTTAGCAGGCACCACACCACCGTCCACTCCCAGTTCAGTGGCCACCACTGGGAGCAGCACAGACCCGGCTCTGCTGAGCTCCCCCAGGCAGCATCCACTCCCAGCCTTACCGAAGTTGTTGCTGGGGTAGCGCTTGCGCAGGCGCTCAGTCAGGCGTGACACCTTGCTGCGGATCACCTCATTTTTGCTCATAAAACCGTTGTCTGGGAGGTTGAGGTCAAAATCTGCTGAGCACTGAGAGCTCTCGTCATCCTCCTGCGGAGAGCAGAGCCAGCTGAGCAGGGACGGGTGGCTGGGGGGACGCTcgggggcttcagggcagcccaCCCCACAGAGGGGCATCCAACGAGCAGCGTGCTCCACGTGGCATCGCCACAAAGCACCAGCAAACCCAGCAAAGGCTGCCAGCTCTAGCTGGGAGGAGATGCCCCTCTTGCACACCTAGTCATGCCAGTACTCACCATGACCAGCAGCTGGTTCTCCTTCTCCCGCAGCATGGGACAGAGAGGGGAGGCAGTACAGACGAAGTCAGAGGCACCTGGCCCCACACCCACCCTCCCTGAGCACTCAGCTTGCCCACCAAGGCCCTCACCCCTCCCCACCTCAGCTGCCCTGCAGGCACAGCCCGCCCCCGCCAGCCCCAAACCTCAATAGCATCTTTAAACTCTTCATcgggctctgcctcctctgcctcctctacGCTGCCAGGGGTAAGGTCCTGCAAGAGATTCACACAGCTAGTCCTGCTGTACCCCTGCTTCTGTCCAAAGGTGGGCCCACACTTCCATGGCAGGTTCCAGGACAAAGGACcagccacccggcagccccacgAGAAGGTGCGGGTCCCAGAAAGCAGGGTGAGCCCCTGCCTCCCCAGGTCACATCCTTACACACAGCAGGAGGACCGAGTCAAGCCCCCAGCAAGGAGGGCAACCCCCCCATAACTCAGGAGGGGCTCCCAGGCAGGGCACACAGGCTTCCATCAAAGCTGGCAGCTGGAGAGAGCTTGTGGGCAGAGGGGCACGGGCACAGTCAGACCCTGCAGCTCCCACcccaccactgccaccagcccTACCCCTGTCTCACCTCTGTGCTGGTGGGTGTGGGGGTCCGATCCAGgggggcagcagctggcaggggtTCGGCAGGCTCTGGAGCACGCTCGAGGGGCTTGGTGCCCACACGTTGCTCGATGGAGGCCTTGAGCTCCATTACCACTGGTAAGAGGGGAATGTGGCTAGAGCGGGGTGGCACTTCCCCCCACCCTGCCACACAAAAACCACCTGCAAGAGCTGATCTCCAGGGCTCGAGGTGGGACATTGGCACATACAGCCTTCACCTGTCGGGTACCCCGAGCCCTCCTCTGCTCACACACCACAGTTAGGGCAGCAAGGAACCCCCCACCACCTGCCCCAGCTCAGGCCAGGGAACAGCAGGGGCCTTAGTCACAGCTCGGTCACACAGATCTCCTCCAACTCTCCTCCAGCACACACCACAGGACAGAGCGCGCCTCcggctcccctcctcccctctgaCGGCAGGTTTCCAAGCTGCGTCACGCATTGCCACAGGCACCAGGAGTACTTCGAGTCCTGCCGAGCAGGGTCAGGGACCAAGTGGGGCTGTGACACTCACACACAGGCTGTGGTGCCAGGCCCCAGTTTgccacagcacagagagcaggaAAAAGGACCCAGGCCAGGACGCACCCCCGGCGAGAGCCTCGCCTCTCACACCTGAGCCCCACCACCCAACCTGGGCTGCTGACATCATTGCCCTCTGGGGGGTCCAGGCCCCACGGCAGAGCCTAACAAAGCACACTGGGCTCACACAAGGGCTCTGGGAGAGGACCAGGCCAGGATCCCCGGCTTCACAGGGCCTTTGCCCAACCCATCCCACACAGGGCTCTCACCTTGGTAGAACTGGGTGTTGCCCAGGAAGAGGGTGCTGTTGAGGATGGCCAGGACCCAGCAGAGGGGCAGCAGGTAAAGGACACAGACggagcccagcagcaccccataAAacctgggaaggagcagcaggacaCAGCGATCAAGACAGCGCAGCTCACGCCACAAGGCCCATCCCTTCGCCTGCTCCTCTGCCCGCTCCCTCTGAGCCCCGAAAACGCCGGGCGCTGCTCCACAGGCCCGCTGAGCCCACCGCAGGACGCCTGCTCCGGTACCACTCACTGCGAAGAGACAGCGGGGTTCTCCCAGTACAGCACGCGGTAGACCGCCTCGCAGCTGCAGCACATCCCGCTCAGGAACCCCTCCAGCTGGATCAGGCTGCGAACGAGACCTCGAAGTCAGAAGAAAAACCCCGCAAACTCACGCCCCGGCTCTCCAGCTCCGCAGCGGCCATGCCGGGGCGAGCCCAGGCCCTCGGCAGCCACGGAGGAGCCTTCCCGGCGTCGGGGGCCCCGGCAGCCGGTCACCGGGAGGGCTCCGGAGACTCACAAGCTCTTGACCTGGGTGACGGCCTCCTGCCGCGAGAGCTGCACCCGGCGCGGGTCCTCCCGCCGCACACTGTGGTACCTCCGTCGCACCAGCTCGGGCtccgcgggccgggcccggcaCGTCTCCTGCAGGTAGCCCAGCAGGGCCGGCACGGCGACCGAGAGGGCCAGCACCGAGTACCAGGCGGCTGGAAGAGGCGGGGGAGCGTCAGCAGCGGGGGGAGGGCACGGGGAGGGcaccggccgcggccccggccccggccccgccgcacgcACCTCGGCCGAGGGTGAGCAGGAGGAAGTTGAGGCCGAAGCAGACCAGGAGGGAGCAGACGGGCCGCTGCCACCTGCGGAGGGGACGGAGGGTGAGGCGGGCGAGGCCCCGGGGACGGCCCCGGCtccgggcccgggcccgcccgCACCTACCGGAGGAGGGCGCGGACGCCCTCGGCAGCGTCCCGCAGCGGCTCCAGGTACAGCTCCAGCCGCCGGTAGCTCCGCACCAGCTCCAGCAGGTCgaaagcggcggcggcggccttggGGGGCGGAGGCTCCGGCGGGGCCTcaccggcccccgccgccccttcGGGGCCACCCGCCGCGCCGTCCCGCTCCACCGCCTGCATGACCGGAACGGACCGcaccgggcccgccgccgccgagcccgccTCCGGGTGCGCCGTGACCTCACCCGCGCCGCCGGTACGCAGCCAATCGGAAGAGCCGGGCTAGGAAGCGCGGGCAGAAGCCCCGCCCCTGCGCGGGGAAAGGGGCGGAAGAGGCCTCAGCCCCGGAAGCGGCGGTGGCgccgccgcagccctgcccgcggggGCATCGGCGGCCAGGCGGGCCCGTGGGTGCGCGCTGCGGCCTGCGAGCGggctgggcgcggggctggggtgcGACCCGGGGCTGACGCGGGTCCCGGCGCCGTCCCGGTCCGGGTCCGGGTCCGGATCTGGGTCTGGGTCTGAGCGCAGCCTGCCTCCAGCCCCCTGCGGGCTTGCCCCCGAGGGCTCCGTTGCTGGGGCACCTCTCCCCGGGCAGAGACCCCAGAGCAGTTCCCCCAGCCGTGAGCGTGGCTGGCAGCTGGTCGCTGCCCCTCCGCGCCGCcgcagctgcccagccccgcaCGGCAGCCCGGGGTCCTGCTCCCACCGCCTCGGACACCGGCGCTGTCCCCCcagaggctggcagcagggcagggctgctggctccCAGGCTCCTCTGGGGGCCCCGGGGCTGCGCCCGACGCCAAAAGGGGGGATGCCATCCCATAATACTCTGCAGAATCTATGCCGTTTCTCGGGCGGCGAGGACAGCATGGGGCTCAGCGCTGCTGCCGGGTGCGCATCGGGCGGGCAGAGGGCTGGGTGTCCCGGTGAcagcccggctgcgggcagagccccaAGGCCGATCCCTGTGGCACGGGGCCGTCGTCCCTCGAGCGGGATGCTTCGCCCGGTGCGCGGGATGCCAACCAACACAGCGAATCGAGAGATTTGCCTTTATTGTTAGTCCCCAGAGCGGGGCGGCAGGCGCCCGACAGCACCCAGGATGCCTCTCGGGGGGACACTGTTATACAAAGCAGTGACAAAGAAGAAATTACGCGAAAGCAGGCGATCGGTCACTTGTATGAAACCTTGTCAGCGTGTGCCCAGCTCATTAGGCTACGGTGGTCTGCTATTTACATGTAAAGCCTCCTCCTAGGGGTGTGATTTTTGGTATTATAATAAGCCTAAGGCAACTATAGGATACGTTCTTGGCTTTGTTTCAAATTCATGTACCTGTGTCTaagtcagcagcaaagcagaaatttacagcttttcttatctCGGGGCTTTCCACGCTGTTCTTCCCCAGAGTTTCCACTCCACCGAGGTCGGGTGCTCCTCCATCAGTTACACAGCCCCACACAGCAGCTGAATGCGGAATCTCAAAGAACTTTCAACCCTTTTCCTTCGACATCCGGGCCGGagccagccccggagccgctggctgcccccagcctgcccccagcTCTCCGGGGGCCCAGCAGTGCCCCGGCACAGGACAGAGAGCCCTTTCAGCCCGGGAGTGACAAAGCCCATCGGAATGCAGCTCCGTTCTGTCCTCATCACATCCCTGCAGTCACCCAGCACTAGGGACATGGCCCCCCTCCGCAGTGCCAAGCCCCGGGGGGTGCCGGCGCCCAGCACCCAGATGAGCACCAGGCTGTGCCCTGCCTCTGGAGGGGGTGACGGGGCCGGGGACAGCCCCTGTCCCCAAGGCAGGGGTTTAAGCCTCTACCAGGAGTGGTGGCTCAGCACCGGGGAGCCTGTCTGTGACCCCAGAGCGCACCTGGACGCTGTGACCACAGCCAGAGGCTCCAGCAGGGCTATAGAGCTGGGTGTCATCTCAGCCCTGACCCTGTCCCCAGCTGGTCCCAGCGCCAGCACGAAGCACCAGACACTCAGTGAGCGCCAACGTTGCGTTGTTTGGAAGGTGAATCCATGGTCACCGgagagggggctggagggggagcgAGCTAGCACGACAGGCCGGGCTGTGGGAAGCCGGGGAAAGGCACTTGTGGCGGCAGAAGCCccgctgggctcctccggcagcctgggccgggggccgcagggagcagggagggcaggcagTGTCGGGGACCAGCCCTGACACAGGGCAGGGACAGCACGTCCTGCCCGGGGAAGGGGTAGGTGgcctgggggctggcagggaccctgTGCATGAGGGGGGATCGGATGGGTCAGCACCTCACGATGGAAGCGGTGACCCAGCACCCACTCCAGATGCCTCCAACCCCCCAGGGATGGCGGCTGCTGCTCTCCACCCCCAAAAAGGCACCAGGGAACCCCAGGCAACAGCCAGAGCCATGGCCAGCTGCTGGGGACACCCGTCCCGCCGATCCGCGCCtgcgcaggggctggggcagaccCTCCCTTGCACCGGGAGCGACGGAGAGGACCTGTCTGCAGGCAGGGCCAGGAGGGCTCGTGGCAGGGCGGCCCCAGCGCGGCGCTCCTCCGAAAATTCCCAGTCTCCGGCTGCCCGTTACTCCCCGGGGCAGGCTCGGTGGCTGGGGGTGGTTCAGAGCCACGAACCTCGCTgcaggggggcagggggagagcagGACCCGGTGcccctctccctccagccccaggggCATTCGGCTCCGTCCCGGGCCAGGGTGACGGAGGGAttcgcccccagccccgggtcaCGGGGCCAGGCTGCGGCTCCGCTCGCCCTTCCCCTGGCCCCGCAGCAATGGAAGCCTCGCTGCCCCGCATGGGGTCGCCCCCCGAAGCCGGACAGCGTGTCGGGGGGCTGGGGCGATGCCGGGCCAGGCTGTGCGGGAGCAGGGCGTCTCTGCACCCCTGGAGcatgggggcagggaggggctgaGCCCCATGGGGTCTGGCAGGacgacggacggacggacggatgtgAGACAGCCAGATGGGACGAggggccccgggctgggggagaCGGGAGCCTCTGTCAGGGAACCACGAGGCACCGCGTGGTTGGGGACGGCAGGAGGGGGCTGCCGGTGGGTTGGGGGGGTTTTGCCCACCCAACCTCACTCCGTACCTCTGCCCCCTGCTCAGCTCCCCCGGGCCGGACCCCTCCGCCCGGGGACAGGTCGGCACCCACCTGAGCACGCAGCGTCCGCAACGCCaggggcaggggagcggggcaggggccCTGGGGGGCTCCCAGGAATTGGGGGTCCCTCTTAGGGGTCCTTCCACTTGCAGAGAGCCTGCATCTGTCCGTCTTTCTGTccaggggtgggagaggggccTGCACGGTGGCCAGGCGTCCGCGCTGTCCCGGTGCTTGGGGAAGGCCtcgtccgtctgtccgtctgcGCAGGAGTCTCCAGAGGAAGCGTGGCCAGCTGGGAGAGGATGGGGCAGCAGGGTCCCTTGGTCCCAAAGGAGCGGGGTCCGCGCTCCGTCCGTGGGCGAGGAGAAGGGGCGCTGCGGGGGTCTCAGACGATGTCGCGGTGGTCCCGGCAGCGCCGCGACAGGCAGTAGAGGCCGGAGCAGAGGTAGAGGCAGGCGGCGATGCCCCCGCAGACGGCGGCGCCCAGGTAGGCACCGTAGAGGCAGTGCTGGCTGTAGCCCGGCAGGTTGCAGTAGCTCTTCTGCTCGGCCTTGTGCGCCATgatgccggcggcggcggcgtagAGCCCCGTGCCCAGCGCCAGGTCGTGCGCCATGTTGGCGAGGAGCCAGCGGGAGCCCAGCCAGGGCACCAGCGCCCAGCGGCCCAGCAGGCTCAGCCCGAAGAGCGCCAGGGTGAGGAGCCAGACCAGGACGGCGGCGAAGAGGGCGAAGTGGGCCGCTCCCTCGTACTTGTGAGCCGCCACCGTCACCCAGAAGGCAGCGCCCAGCGCCAGCTGCCCCAGGCGCAGCAGGCCCAGCGGGCTGCGCAGGAAGGCGCGGTGGAGGCTGAGCGACCCGCGGGacggcggccccgggggcggcggcgctgccGGGGGAGCCGCGGGGGCCATGACGGGGTCCTGCCTGctgcggcgcggcgcgggcgggacCGGGGCCTCGGCAGCCACTTCCTCCGCGGGCCGCTGCCAAACATCTGCTCGGCGGCCAGccgccctcccccccgccccccgcgcggggcctctccccgctcctccccgccccccccccccgctgccgccgccgccgccgccgccaggcgGGGCCCGCCGCGCTCCTCCCGCTGGGACtggccgcgccgcgggggggcggcggggcgcccggtgccggtgcccgcgGCGGCGGGAGAGCGCGCGGCGGAacgcggcgcggcggccggcagggggcgctgcgcCGGGGCTCCCCTCGACGTCAGCCGGGATTCCCCCTCGGGGTGACGCGCGCCGGGGGCG
This sequence is a window from Opisthocomus hoazin isolate bOpiHoa1 chromosome 6, bOpiHoa1.hap1, whole genome shotgun sequence. Protein-coding genes within it:
- the MARVELD1 gene encoding LOW QUALITY PROTEIN: MARVEL domain-containing protein 1 (The sequence of the model RefSeq protein was modified relative to this genomic sequence to represent the inferred CDS: inserted 1 base in 1 codon), with product MFGSGPRRKWLPRPXVPPAPRRSRQDPVMAPAAPPAAPPPPGPPSRGSLSLHRAFLRSPLGLLRLGQLALGAAFWVTVAAHKYEGAAHFALFAAVLVWLLTLALFGLSLLGRWALVPWLGSRWLLANMAHDLALGTGLYAAAAGIMAHKAEQKSYCNLPGYSQHCLYGAYLGAAVCGGIAACLYLCSGLYCLSRRCRDHRDIV
- the ZFYVE27 gene encoding protrudin isoform X2; translation: MQAVERDGAAGGPEGAAGAGEAPPEPPPPKAAAAAFDLLELVRSYRRLELYLEPLRDAAEGVRALLRWQRPVCSLLVCFGLNFLLLTLGRAAWYSVLALSVAVPALLGYLQETCRARPAEPELVRRRYHSVRREDPRRVQLSRQEAVTQVKSFLIQLEGFLSGMCCSCEAVYRVLYWENPAVSSQFYGVLLGSVCVLYLLPLCWVLAILNSTLFLGNTQFYQVVMELKASIEQRVGTKPLERAPEPAEPLPAAAPLDRTPTPTSTEDLTPGSVEEAEEAEPDEEFKDAIEENQLLVMEDDESSQCSADFDLNLPDNGFMSKNEVIRSKVSRLTERLRKRYPSNNFGSCTGCAATFSVLKKRRSCSNCGNSFCSRCCSFKVPKAVMGATAPEAQRETVFVCALCNQVLIK
- the ZFYVE27 gene encoding protrudin isoform X3 → MQAVERDGAAGGPEGAAGAGEAPPEPPPPKAAAAAFDLLELVRSYRRLELYLEPLRDAAEGVRALLRWQRPVCSLLVCFGLNFLLLTLGRAAWYSVLALSVAVPALLGYLQETCRARPAEPELVRRRYHSVRREDPRRVQLSRQEAVTQVKSFLIQLEGFLSGMCCSCEAVYRVLYWENPAVSSQFYGVLLGSVCVLYLLPLCWVLAILNSTLFLGNTQFYQVVMELKASIEQRVGTKPLERAPEPAEPLPAAAPLDRTPTPTSTEDLTPGSVEEAEEAEPDEEFKDAIEEDDESSQCSADFDLNLPDNGFMSKNEVIRSKVSRLTERLRKRYPSNNFGSCTGCAATFSVLKKRRSCSNCGNSFCSRCCSFKVPKAVMGATAPEAQRETVFVCALCNQVLIK
- the ZFYVE27 gene encoding protrudin isoform X1; the protein is MQAVERDGAAGGPEGAAGAGEAPPEPPPPKAAAAAFDLLELVRSYRRLELYLEPLRDAAEGVRALLRWQRPVCSLLVCFGLNFLLLTLGRAAWYSVLALSVAVPALLGYLQETCRARPAEPELVRRRYHSVRREDPRRVQLSRQEAVTQVKSFLIQLEGFLSGMCCSCEAVYRVLYWENPAVSSQFYGVLLGSVCVLYLLPLCWVLAILNSTLFLGNTQFYQVVMELKASIEQRVGTKPLERAPEPAEPLPAAAPLDRTPTPTSTEDLTPGSVEEAEEAEPDEEFKDAIEREKENQLLVMEDDESSQCSADFDLNLPDNGFMSKNEVIRSKVSRLTERLRKRYPSNNFGSCTGCAATFSVLKKRRSCSNCGNSFCSRCCSFKVPKAVMGATAPEAQRETVFVCALCNQVLIK